From Pusillibacter faecalis, one genomic window encodes:
- a CDS encoding DNA primase family protein, giving the protein MAKNEKSREVNQPVWFDGKSINEALFCDDFLSRRKIIYTNGAFFTPDGRVTNDLPLRSEIFDELRCCAVSNIPRKISNIVELMKLAALVEDFPPETDRIHLANGTLFLDGAFTEGKPEIVRCRLPVAYNPNALTPTRWLAFLDGLLYPEDIPTLQEFIGYCLIPSNKGQRMMVIKGSGGEGKSQIGAVLSALFGSNMKDGSIGKISENRFARADLEHILLCVDDDMRMEALRQTNYVKSIVTAQGKMDLERKGKQSYQGWMCARLLAFSNGDLQALFDRSDGFYRRQLVLTTKEKPADRVDDPDLAEKMKAEIEGIFLWAFAGLQRLVANNFKFTESQRTRENREAVKRDNNNVFDFLESEGYIRLKADASISSKDCYGIYQMWCEENSLTALKRRSFSDALVTACGKYNLEHCNTITNSAGRRVWGFMGIEAVARPHINEFTDASQCTYVPEDWRD; this is encoded by the coding sequence GTGGCGAAGAACGAGAAATCGCGTGAGGTCAACCAGCCTGTCTGGTTTGATGGCAAGAGTATCAATGAAGCCCTGTTTTGTGATGATTTTCTCAGCAGACGCAAAATCATCTACACGAACGGGGCTTTTTTCACGCCCGATGGCCGCGTGACCAATGATCTGCCCCTACGCAGCGAAATCTTTGACGAACTGCGCTGCTGTGCGGTCAGCAACATCCCCCGAAAAATCAGCAACATTGTGGAGCTGATGAAGCTGGCGGCGCTGGTAGAGGATTTTCCGCCGGAAACTGACCGCATCCATCTGGCAAACGGCACGTTGTTTCTGGATGGTGCTTTTACAGAAGGTAAGCCGGAGATCGTGCGCTGCCGACTGCCGGTGGCCTACAATCCCAATGCGCTCACGCCGACCCGTTGGCTGGCCTTTCTGGATGGGCTGCTCTACCCGGAGGACATCCCCACCTTGCAGGAGTTCATCGGCTATTGTCTGATTCCTAGCAACAAGGGCCAGCGGATGATGGTCATTAAGGGCAGCGGCGGCGAGGGTAAGAGCCAGATTGGCGCGGTGCTGTCTGCCCTCTTCGGCAGCAACATGAAGGATGGCAGTATCGGCAAAATTTCTGAGAACCGGTTCGCCCGCGCTGATCTGGAACACATTCTTCTGTGCGTTGACGATGATATGCGGATGGAGGCCCTGCGGCAGACCAACTACGTCAAATCCATCGTCACCGCACAGGGCAAGATGGATTTGGAACGCAAGGGCAAACAGAGCTATCAGGGTTGGATGTGCGCCCGGCTGCTGGCGTTCAGCAACGGCGACTTGCAGGCCCTTTTTGACCGCAGTGACGGCTTTTACCGGCGGCAGCTGGTGCTGACCACCAAAGAAAAACCCGCTGACCGTGTGGATGACCCCGACCTGGCTGAAAAGATGAAAGCGGAGATCGAGGGCATCTTTCTCTGGGCTTTTGCGGGATTGCAGCGGCTGGTCGCCAACAACTTTAAGTTCACCGAGAGCCAGCGCACCAGAGAGAACCGGGAGGCCGTCAAGCGGGACAACAATAACGTGTTTGATTTTCTGGAATCCGAAGGCTATATCCGTCTGAAAGCCGATGCATCCATCAGTTCAAAGGATTGTTACGGCATTTACCAGATGTGGTGTGAGGAAAACAGTCTGACTGCACTCAAACGCCGCAGTTTCAGCGATGCGTTGGTGACCGCCTGCGGCAAGTACAATCTGGAACACTGCAACACGATCACTAATTCGGCAGGACGCCGGGTGTGGGGCTTTATGGGCATTGAGGCAGTGGCAAGGCCGCATATAAACGAGTTTACGGACGCTTCACAGTGTACGTACGTACCGGAAGACTGGCGGGATTGA